The following are encoded in a window of Helicoverpa armigera isolate CAAS_96S chromosome 24, ASM3070526v1, whole genome shotgun sequence genomic DNA:
- the LOC110383639 gene encoding LOW QUALITY PROTEIN: beta-1,3-galactosyltransferase 5 (The sequence of the model RefSeq protein was modified relative to this genomic sequence to represent the inferred CDS: deleted 1 base in 1 codon) produces the protein METQPCGVRRGERAGAMASVRRSHCAALAALGALLLLLLARLPPAAPPPAPLAPPAPPPARARPPTTQPPSEPPPPRRRATAPRGPRPVLTRDVYVAGHERPHAELCPALGARLRLVVLVTSAPGHAAARDAVRLTWGHYAARADVALAFVLGAPPPALRAAIDAEDALYGDVIVGRSLDSYSNLTLKTLSMLEWVDTYCPRAPRLLKTDDDMFINVPRLLEFAAAPARANASRTIWGKVVRRSLPKRTTKSKYYVSPLQFPARVFPDFATGPAYLMTADCVRPLLAAAPAERYVRLEDVFVTGILAARLGLRRTHAPEFYNKKVAAHPCAVQRGLAIHMVRYHEQFDLWRKLLDGKTKCAS, from the exons GTGTGGTGTGCGGCGCGGTGAGCGCGCCGGCGCCATGGCGTCCGTGCGGCGCTCGCACTGCGCGGCGCTCGCGGCGCTGGgcgcgctgctgctgctgctgctggcgcgcctgccgcccgccgcgccgccgcccgcgcccctcgcgccgcccgcgccgccgcccgcccgcgcccgcccgcCAACCACGCAGCCGCCCTCCGAGCCGCCGCCtccacgccgccgc gccaccgcgccgcgcggcccgcggCCCGTGCTGACGCGCGACGTGTACGTGGCGGGCCACGAGCGGCCGCACGCCGAGCTGTGCCCCGCGCTGGGCGCGCGCCTGCGCCTCGTGGTGCTGGTGACGTCGGCGCCGGGCCACGCGGCGGCGCGGGACGCCGTGCGGCTCACGTGGGGGCACTACGCGGCGCGGGCCGACGTGGCGCTGGCCTTCGTGCtgggcgcgccgccgcccgcgctgcGCGCCGCCATCGACGCCGAGGACGCGCTGTACGGCGACGTGATCGTGGGCCGCTCGCTCGACTCCTACTCCAACCTGACGCTGAAGACGCTGTCCATGCTGGAGTGGGTGGACACGTACTGCCCGCGCGCGCCGCGCCTGCTCAAGACGGACGACGACATGTTCATCAACGTGCCGCGCCTGCTGGAGTTcgcggcggcgccggcgcgggcCAACGCCTCGCGCACCATCTGGGGCAAGGTGGTGCGTCGCTCGCTGCCCAAGCGCACCACCAAGTCCAAGTACTACGTGTCGCCGCTGCAGTTCCCGGCGCGCGTGTTCCCCGACTTCGCCACCGGGCCCGCCTACCTCATGACGGCGGACTGCGTGCGGCCGCTGCTGGCAGCGGCGCCGGCCGAGCGCTACGTGCGGCTGGAGGACGTGTTCGTGACGGGCATCCTGGCGGCGCGGCTGGGGCTGCGGCGGACGCACGCGCCCGAGTTCTACAACAAGAAGGTGGCGGCGCACCCCTGCGCCGTGCAGCGCGGGCTCGCCATCCACATGGTGCGCTACCACGAGCAGTTCGACCTCTGGCGCAAGCTGCTGGACGGCAAGACCAAGTGCGCCAGCTAG